One Microvirga thermotolerans DNA window includes the following coding sequences:
- a CDS encoding UDP-N-acetylmuramoylalanyl-D-glutamyl-2,6-diaminopimelate--D-alanyl-D-alanine ligase, whose amino-acid sequence MTTPLWTLEEIAAATGGRIGAGARPASGASIDTRTLEPGDLYFAIRGDVHDGHDFVPAALEKGAAAAVVAEEKASAFADSDRLVAVPDVLEAMRRLGRAARARAHAKVVAITGSVGKTGTKEALRLALARQGATHASVASYNNHWGVPLTLARMPRESAFGVFEIGMNHGGEILPLTAMVRPHVAVVTTVEPVHIEFFRSIWGIADAKGEIFSGLEPGGTAVLNRDNPYFERLRAHALASPAGRILTFGEGEGADIRAERIVTKPDLSVVEARVFGQPLTYRIGTPGRHIALNSLSVLAAAHAVGADLALTALSFSELRPPVGRGERTVLALEDGEALLIDESYNANPASMRAALANLGAAELPRHGRRIAVLGDMKELGEEGPALHAGLAEAVEANRVDRIYAAGPLMGHLVDRLPRAKVALHAPTSAELAEAVCADLRPGDAVMVKGSLSMKMALVVKALKERYGAGRTGQALKG is encoded by the coding sequence ATGACCACGCCCCTATGGACCCTTGAGGAAATCGCCGCGGCGACCGGCGGAAGGATCGGCGCGGGCGCCCGCCCGGCCTCCGGCGCCTCCATCGACACGCGGACCCTGGAGCCCGGCGATCTCTACTTCGCCATCAGGGGCGATGTGCACGACGGGCACGACTTCGTCCCGGCGGCCCTCGAGAAGGGCGCCGCGGCCGCCGTGGTGGCCGAGGAGAAGGCATCCGCCTTCGCGGACAGCGACCGCCTCGTGGCGGTGCCGGACGTTCTGGAGGCCATGCGCCGCCTCGGGCGCGCCGCCCGGGCCCGCGCCCACGCGAAGGTCGTCGCGATCACCGGGTCCGTCGGCAAGACGGGGACCAAGGAAGCCCTGCGCCTGGCCCTCGCGCGGCAGGGGGCGACCCACGCCTCCGTCGCGTCCTACAACAACCATTGGGGCGTCCCGCTCACCCTGGCGCGCATGCCCCGGGAGTCCGCCTTCGGCGTGTTCGAGATCGGCATGAACCACGGCGGGGAGATCCTTCCCCTGACGGCGATGGTGCGCCCTCACGTGGCGGTCGTCACCACCGTCGAGCCCGTCCACATCGAGTTCTTCAGGTCCATCTGGGGGATCGCCGACGCCAAGGGCGAGATCTTCTCCGGCCTGGAGCCGGGCGGAACGGCGGTCCTGAACCGGGACAATCCCTATTTCGAGCGGCTGCGCGCCCATGCGCTCGCATCCCCGGCCGGGCGGATCCTCACCTTCGGCGAGGGGGAGGGCGCGGACATTCGCGCCGAGCGCATCGTGACGAAGCCCGACCTCTCCGTCGTGGAGGCGCGGGTCTTCGGCCAGCCGCTGACCTACCGGATCGGCACGCCCGGGCGGCACATCGCCCTCAATTCCCTGAGCGTCCTCGCCGCCGCCCACGCGGTAGGCGCCGACCTCGCCCTGACGGCGCTCTCCTTCTCGGAGCTCAGGCCTCCGGTGGGGCGCGGCGAGCGGACCGTGCTCGCCCTTGAGGACGGAGAGGCGCTCCTCATCGACGAGAGCTACAACGCCAACCCCGCCTCCATGCGGGCGGCGCTCGCCAATCTCGGCGCGGCGGAGCTGCCCCGCCACGGCCGCCGCATCGCGGTCCTCGGCGACATGAAGGAACTGGGGGAGGAGGGGCCCGCGCTCCATGCGGGCCTCGCCGAGGCCGTGGAGGCGAACAGGGTCGACCGGATCTACGCGGCGGGTCCCCTGATGGGTCACCTGGTGGACAGGCTGCCCCGCGCGAAGGTGGCCCTGCATGCCCCCACCTCCGCCGAATTGGCGGAGGCCGTCTGCGCGGACCTGCGTCCCGGCGACGCGGTCATGGTCAAGGGGTCGCTCAGCATGAAGATGGCTTTGGTTGTCAAAGCCCTGAAAGAACGTTACGGCGCTGGCCGGACCGGCCAAGCGCTGAAAGGATGA
- the murG gene encoding undecaprenyldiphospho-muramoylpentapeptide beta-N-acetylglucosaminyltransferase, with translation MTGPLILLAAGGTGGHLFPAEALANVLKASGARVVLATDRRANAYAGSFPADEIVEIPSATPSRRSPPEMAKAALVLLRGTFKAMQAVRRLRPTVAVGFGGYPTVPPLMAASLLKVPTVIHEANAVMGRANRLLARRASVIATGFSSIKGVPDGVPGRTIHTGNPVRPAVTEAARVPYPALTGDGTLRLLVVGGSQGARVMSDVVPPAIEALAPELRARIGICQQARGEDLERVRAHYARLGILFEAEPFFKDLPRRMADAHLVVARSGASTVAELAVIGRPSILVPLPGAIDQDQAANARTLGERGAAIVLPQTDFTPERLAREISAFLREPDRLTRAAAAAHSASITDAAGRLAQAVLQLASDKKDNKP, from the coding sequence ATGACGGGTCCCCTCATCCTCCTCGCCGCCGGCGGCACCGGCGGCCATCTCTTCCCGGCCGAGGCCCTCGCCAATGTGCTCAAGGCGTCGGGCGCCCGCGTCGTCCTTGCGACCGACAGGCGCGCCAATGCCTATGCCGGCTCCTTTCCCGCCGACGAGATCGTGGAGATTCCCTCCGCGACGCCCTCCAGGCGCTCGCCGCCGGAGATGGCGAAGGCCGCCCTCGTGCTGCTCCGCGGCACGTTCAAGGCGATGCAGGCCGTCCGCCGCCTCAGGCCCACGGTCGCCGTCGGCTTCGGCGGCTATCCGACGGTCCCCCCGCTCATGGCCGCGTCCCTGCTGAAGGTTCCCACCGTGATCCACGAGGCGAATGCGGTGATGGGGCGGGCCAACAGGCTTCTCGCACGCCGCGCCTCCGTCATCGCGACGGGTTTCTCCTCCATCAAGGGCGTGCCGGACGGCGTGCCCGGCCGGACGATCCACACGGGCAATCCCGTGCGCCCCGCCGTGACCGAGGCCGCGCGCGTGCCCTATCCCGCCCTGACGGGGGACGGGACCCTGCGCCTCCTCGTGGTGGGCGGCAGCCAGGGCGCGCGGGTGATGAGCGACGTGGTTCCGCCCGCCATCGAGGCGCTTGCCCCGGAACTGCGGGCGCGCATCGGGATCTGCCAGCAGGCGAGGGGAGAGGACCTGGAGCGCGTGCGGGCCCACTACGCCCGGCTCGGCATTCTCTTCGAGGCCGAGCCCTTCTTCAAGGATCTGCCGCGACGCATGGCGGACGCCCATCTGGTCGTCGCCCGCTCTGGAGCGTCGACGGTGGCGGAGCTCGCGGTCATCGGACGGCCTTCGATCCTGGTGCCGCTGCCGGGCGCCATCGACCAGGACCAGGCCGCCAACGCCCGGACCCTGGGCGAGCGGGGCGCCGCCATCGTTCTGCCGCAGACGGACTTCACTCCCGAGCGCCTGGCGCGGGAGATCTCCGCCTTCCTGCGGGAGCCGGACCGCTTGACGCGGGCCGCGGCTGCCGCACATAGCGCCAGCATCACGGATGCCGCCGGGCGCCTCGCGCAGGCCGTGCTCCAACTCGCCTCTGACAAGAAGGACAACAAACCATGA
- the murD gene encoding UDP-N-acetylmuramoyl-L-alanine--D-glutamate ligase: protein MTPVTTFAGKTVALFGLGGSGLATALALKEGGARVVACDDNPAKMAEARDKGIETGDLRKVDWSQVSVLILSPGVPLTHPEPHWSAKLARAAGVEIVGDIELFCRERAKIAPDAPFVAITGTNGKSTTTALVAHILREAGRDVQMGGNIGTAILSLAPPAHDRIHVVECSSFQIDLAPSLAPTVGVHLNISPDHLDRHGTMENYAAIKERLVTKAEIAVVGTDDDFSRAIAEACARKGVDVMPVSVGSVGPKGVFADGTRLVRGTPAGPLPVADLAGIRSLRGAHNAQNAAAAVAVALALGTPDNRIEAGLRTFPGLPHRMEEIGRIGPVLFINDSKATNADSTEKALKSFDDILWILGGKPKEGGIASLRPYFPKVRKAYLIGAASDAFAETLGDSVPFERAVTLDRAVEHAARDAAALGAPAVVLLSPACASYDQYPNYEVRGDHFRELVKALPGINPTMGA, encoded by the coding sequence ATGACGCCCGTCACCACCTTCGCCGGAAAAACGGTCGCCCTCTTCGGCCTCGGCGGGTCGGGGCTCGCGACGGCGCTCGCCCTCAAGGAGGGCGGGGCGCGGGTGGTCGCCTGCGACGACAACCCGGCGAAGATGGCGGAGGCTCGGGACAAGGGCATCGAGACGGGCGACCTGCGCAAGGTTGACTGGTCTCAGGTATCGGTGCTCATCCTCTCGCCGGGCGTGCCGCTGACGCATCCCGAGCCGCACTGGTCGGCGAAACTGGCACGCGCGGCGGGAGTCGAGATCGTCGGCGACATCGAGCTGTTCTGCCGGGAGCGGGCGAAGATCGCGCCGGACGCGCCTTTCGTCGCCATCACCGGAACCAACGGAAAGTCCACCACGACGGCCCTCGTCGCGCACATCCTGCGCGAGGCGGGGCGCGACGTGCAGATGGGCGGCAACATCGGCACCGCGATCCTCTCGCTCGCCCCGCCCGCTCACGACCGCATCCATGTGGTCGAGTGCTCCTCGTTCCAGATCGACCTCGCCCCCTCGCTCGCGCCGACGGTCGGCGTCCATCTCAACATCTCGCCCGACCATCTCGACCGGCACGGCACGATGGAGAACTACGCCGCCATCAAGGAGCGGCTGGTAACGAAGGCGGAGATCGCGGTCGTCGGCACCGACGACGACTTCAGCCGCGCCATCGCGGAGGCGTGCGCGAGGAAAGGCGTCGACGTGATGCCCGTCTCCGTCGGGAGCGTGGGGCCGAAGGGCGTCTTCGCCGACGGGACGAGGCTGGTCCGGGGAACGCCCGCCGGTCCCCTGCCGGTGGCGGATCTCGCCGGCATCCGCTCCCTGCGCGGCGCCCACAACGCCCAGAACGCCGCGGCGGCCGTGGCGGTGGCGCTGGCGCTCGGCACGCCGGACAACAGGATCGAGGCGGGCCTCAGGACCTTTCCGGGACTTCCCCACCGCATGGAGGAGATCGGGCGCATCGGCCCGGTCCTGTTCATCAACGATTCCAAGGCCACCAACGCGGATTCCACCGAGAAGGCGTTGAAGTCCTTCGACGACATCCTCTGGATTCTCGGCGGCAAGCCGAAGGAGGGCGGGATCGCGTCCCTGCGTCCCTACTTCCCGAAAGTCCGCAAGGCCTACCTGATCGGCGCAGCCTCCGATGCCTTCGCGGAGACCCTCGGCGACAGCGTGCCCTTCGAGCGTGCGGTCACCCTCGACCGCGCGGTGGAGCATGCGGCCCGCGACGCGGCGGCGCTCGGTGCGCCCGCGGTCGTGCTGCTCTCGCCCGCCTGCGCGTCCTACGACCAGTATCCCAACTACGAGGTGCGCGGAGACCATTTCCGCGAACTCGTCAAAGCCCTGCCCGGCATCAACCCGACGATGGGAGCCTGA
- a CDS encoding peptidoglycan D,D-transpeptidase FtsI family protein, translating into MQKFDPDLIGQAAPPRRSVLAHVRELFRLRVDKSTSRVGFTALCFAGLFSVIGGRLVYLAMTSDASSEVRRATSLEISAARPDIVDRNGNILATDVKMVSVFAEPRNIIDKDEAVELLTAVLPDLDATELRNKLNTKKGFVWVKREITPRQQAEVHRLGIPGIGFLPENKRIYPNAEAAAHVLGFANVDNVGIAGIEKYIDSQGLQDLNGAGFAISAADLKPVQLSIDLRVQHALRDELAKGMAKYKAKATAGAIMDVNTGEIIALVSLPDFDPNNPVDALEPDRINRINVGVFEMGSTFKALTTAMALDSGKFNINSTLDARSGLRYGKFTIGDYHATHRVLTVPEVFIHSSNIGTARMALGIGVEGHKAFLRKMGQLTRLKTELPESAEPIIPPRWGELNTMTIAFGHGLAVAPLQALMAVGALVNGGMLITPTFLKRDEAEARKIALQVLKPETSEALRYVMRLNASNPAGSASAAAIAGFFVGGKTGTAEKVINGRYSKNKNFTTFTAIVPSDKPKYVFLTIMDEPQAVEGTYGFSTAGWNAGPVTGNIIERVAPLLGIPPRFEPPANPFPLMSRLGAWGTK; encoded by the coding sequence CTGCAGAAGTTCGACCCGGATCTGATCGGCCAGGCCGCTCCCCCACGACGGAGCGTGCTGGCGCATGTGCGCGAGCTCTTCCGCCTGCGCGTCGACAAGAGCACCTCTCGCGTCGGCTTCACCGCGCTCTGCTTCGCGGGCCTCTTCAGCGTCATCGGCGGGCGCCTCGTCTATCTCGCCATGACGAGCGACGCATCGAGCGAGGTCCGGCGCGCCACGTCCCTCGAGATCTCGGCGGCGCGTCCTGACATCGTCGACCGGAACGGCAACATCCTCGCCACCGACGTGAAGATGGTGTCCGTCTTCGCGGAGCCGCGCAACATCATCGACAAGGACGAGGCGGTGGAGCTGCTGACCGCGGTCCTGCCGGATCTCGACGCGACGGAGCTGCGCAACAAGCTCAACACGAAGAAGGGCTTCGTGTGGGTCAAGCGCGAGATCACGCCGCGCCAGCAGGCGGAGGTCCATCGCCTCGGCATTCCCGGCATCGGCTTCCTGCCGGAAAACAAGCGCATCTATCCGAACGCCGAGGCCGCGGCCCACGTGCTCGGATTCGCGAACGTGGACAACGTCGGCATCGCCGGCATCGAGAAGTACATCGACAGCCAGGGCCTTCAGGACCTCAACGGCGCGGGCTTCGCGATCTCGGCGGCCGACCTCAAGCCGGTGCAGCTCTCCATCGACCTGCGCGTCCAGCACGCGCTGCGCGACGAGCTTGCCAAGGGCATGGCGAAGTACAAGGCGAAGGCGACCGCCGGGGCGATCATGGACGTGAACACGGGCGAGATCATCGCCCTCGTGTCGCTTCCCGACTTCGACCCGAACAATCCCGTCGACGCGCTGGAGCCCGACCGCATCAACCGCATCAATGTCGGCGTGTTCGAGATGGGCTCCACCTTCAAGGCCCTCACCACGGCGATGGCGCTCGACTCGGGCAAGTTCAACATCAACTCGACCCTCGATGCGCGCTCGGGGCTGCGCTACGGGAAGTTCACCATCGGCGACTACCATGCGACCCACCGCGTGCTCACGGTGCCGGAGGTGTTCATCCATTCCTCGAACATCGGCACCGCCCGCATGGCGCTCGGCATCGGCGTCGAGGGGCACAAGGCCTTCCTGCGCAAGATGGGCCAGCTCACGAGGCTGAAGACCGAGCTGCCGGAATCCGCGGAGCCGATCATCCCGCCCCGGTGGGGCGAGCTCAACACGATGACGATCGCCTTCGGCCACGGCCTCGCGGTGGCGCCGCTCCAGGCGCTCATGGCCGTGGGCGCGCTGGTGAACGGCGGCATGCTCATCACGCCCACCTTCCTCAAGCGCGACGAGGCCGAGGCACGCAAGATCGCCCTGCAGGTGCTCAAGCCGGAGACGAGCGAGGCCCTGCGCTACGTGATGCGTCTCAACGCGTCCAATCCGGCGGGCTCCGCTTCCGCCGCGGCCATCGCGGGCTTCTTCGTCGGCGGCAAGACCGGCACGGCGGAGAAGGTCATCAACGGCCGCTATTCCAAGAACAAGAACTTCACCACCTTCACGGCCATCGTTCCGTCGGACAAGCCGAAATACGTCTTTCTCACCATCATGGACGAGCCGCAGGCGGTCGAGGGCACCTACGGCTTCTCGACCGCCGGCTGGAACGCCGGGCCTGTGACGGGCAACATCATCGAGCGCGTCGCGCCGCTCCTCGGCATTCCGCCACGCTTCGAGCCGCCGGCCAATCCCTTCCCGCTCATGTCGCGCCTCGGCGCCTGGGGCACGAAATGA
- a CDS encoding FtsW/RodA/SpoVE family cell cycle protein, whose protein sequence is MVSRAERSAFGDWWWTVDRLLLAALAVLSLAGLVFLMAGGPPVAERLGLSTFHFVNRQVLFLIPALAILLPVSFLSLRHVRRLALFIYLVGMALILLAFQFGPEIKGAHRWIMIGPLGIQPSEFVKPAFVVLAAWAFSEGARRKDMPGALLAFLILPATIVPLILQPDFGQTMLITTVWCGLFFVAGLHWFWVMGLGGAGLVGVVAAYEFLPHVRARIERFMDKSSGDTFQVDMAMESFARGGWFGRGPGEGSVKRILPDAHTDFIFAVTAEEFGVVVCIGLLLLFAFIVLRGLALARRNEDTFCRLAATGLVMMFGLQAAINMMVNVHLMPAKGMTLPFISYGGSSMLSLALSMGFLIALTRRRPRAETMDSFAQDAARP, encoded by the coding sequence ATGGTGTCACGCGCGGAACGTTCGGCCTTCGGCGACTGGTGGTGGACCGTCGACCGGCTGCTCCTGGCGGCCCTCGCGGTCCTTTCGCTGGCCGGCCTCGTCTTCCTCATGGCGGGCGGTCCTCCGGTCGCGGAGAGGCTGGGTCTCTCGACCTTCCATTTCGTTAACCGCCAGGTTCTGTTCCTCATCCCCGCCCTCGCCATCCTGCTGCCGGTGTCGTTCCTGTCCCTGCGCCACGTGCGGCGGCTCGCACTGTTCATCTATCTCGTCGGCATGGCCCTGATCCTCCTGGCCTTCCAGTTCGGTCCGGAGATCAAGGGCGCGCATCGCTGGATCATGATCGGCCCCCTCGGCATCCAGCCCTCGGAGTTCGTGAAGCCCGCCTTCGTGGTCCTCGCGGCCTGGGCCTTCTCGGAAGGGGCGCGGCGCAAGGACATGCCGGGCGCGCTGCTCGCCTTCCTCATCCTTCCGGCCACCATCGTGCCGCTGATCCTCCAGCCCGACTTTGGCCAGACCATGCTGATCACCACCGTGTGGTGCGGCCTGTTCTTCGTGGCCGGGCTGCACTGGTTCTGGGTGATGGGCCTCGGCGGTGCGGGTCTCGTCGGGGTGGTGGCGGCCTACGAGTTCCTGCCCCACGTGCGTGCGCGCATCGAGCGGTTCATGGACAAGTCTTCCGGCGACACGTTCCAGGTCGACATGGCGATGGAATCCTTCGCCCGCGGCGGCTGGTTCGGGCGCGGGCCGGGCGAGGGCTCGGTGAAGCGCATCCTCCCCGACGCGCATACGGACTTCATCTTCGCCGTGACGGCCGAGGAGTTCGGCGTGGTGGTGTGCATCGGCCTGCTCCTGCTCTTCGCCTTCATCGTCCTGCGCGGGCTCGCGCTCGCCCGCCGCAACGAGGACACCTTCTGCCGCCTCGCGGCCACGGGCCTCGTCATGATGTTCGGCCTCCAGGCCGCCATCAACATGATGGTGAACGTCCACCTCATGCCCGCGAAGGGCATGACGCTGCCCTTCATCTCCTACGGCGGCTCGTCCATGCTGTCGCTGGCGCTCAGCATGGGGTTCCTCATCGCCCTCACGCGCCGCCGCCCGCGGGCCGAGACGATGGACTCCTTCGCTCAGGACGCCGCGCGCCCATGA
- the mraY gene encoding phospho-N-acetylmuramoyl-pentapeptide-transferase — MLTWLADLSPYFSPLNIFRYITFRTGGATATALLFVFLFGPGIISLLRVRQGKGQPIREDGPQSHLLTKRGTPTMGGLMIMAGVLVSTLLWANLANHYVWVVLFVTVGFGAIGFYDDYLKVTKQSHKGFSGRSRLAIEALIAAAACIAISYMATPGLANKLALPFSKELILNLGWFYIIFGGFVIVGAGNAVNITDGLDGLAIVPVMIAAGTFGFIAYLAGNAVFANYLQIHFVPGTGELAVICGALIGAGLGFLWFNAPPAQIFMGDTGSLALGGLLGTIAVATKHEVVLAIVGGLFVLEIMSVIIQVASFKLTGRRVFKMAPIHHHFEQLGWTEPQVVIRFWIIAVVLALVGLSTLKLR, encoded by the coding sequence ATGTTGACATGGTTGGCTGACCTCAGCCCCTATTTCAGCCCCCTCAATATTTTCCGCTACATCACGTTCCGCACCGGCGGCGCGACCGCGACGGCGCTGCTCTTCGTGTTCCTGTTCGGGCCGGGAATCATTTCGCTCCTGCGCGTGCGGCAGGGCAAGGGACAGCCGATCCGCGAGGACGGTCCGCAGTCGCACCTCCTGACGAAGCGCGGCACGCCCACCATGGGCGGGCTGATGATCATGGCCGGCGTGCTGGTCTCGACCCTGCTCTGGGCCAATCTCGCGAACCATTACGTCTGGGTGGTCCTGTTCGTCACCGTGGGCTTCGGCGCCATCGGGTTCTACGACGACTATCTCAAGGTGACGAAGCAGTCCCACAAGGGGTTCTCCGGGCGCTCGCGCCTCGCCATCGAGGCGCTGATCGCCGCCGCCGCCTGCATCGCGATCTCGTACATGGCGACGCCCGGCCTCGCCAACAAGCTGGCGCTGCCCTTCTCCAAGGAGCTGATCCTCAACCTCGGCTGGTTCTACATCATCTTCGGCGGCTTCGTGATCGTCGGCGCGGGCAACGCAGTGAACATCACCGACGGGCTCGACGGCCTCGCCATCGTGCCGGTGATGATCGCGGCGGGCACCTTCGGGTTCATCGCCTATCTCGCCGGCAACGCGGTCTTCGCGAACTATCTCCAGATCCATTTCGTGCCCGGCACCGGCGAGCTGGCGGTGATCTGCGGCGCGCTCATCGGCGCGGGCCTTGGCTTCCTGTGGTTCAACGCGCCGCCGGCGCAGATTTTCATGGGGGACACGGGCTCCCTCGCCCTCGGCGGCCTCCTCGGCACCATCGCCGTGGCGACGAAGCATGAGGTCGTGCTCGCCATCGTGGGCGGGCTGTTCGTCCTGGAGATCATGTCCGTGATCATTCAGGTCGCGTCCTTCAAGCTCACCGGCCGGCGCGTGTTCAAGATGGCGCCGATCCACCACCACTTCGAGCAGCTCGGGTGGACCGAGCCGCAGGTGGTGATCCGGTTCTGGATCATCGCCGTCGTCCTTGCCCTCGTCGGCCTCTCCACCCTCAAGCTGCGGTGA
- a CDS encoding UDP-N-acetylmuramoyl-L-alanyl-D-glutamate--2,6-diaminopimelate ligase, with protein sequence MTPTKTILLGDLLPEARDGEAAALPVSTIASDSRKAVGGSVFFAVPGTRADGMSFVPQAVAAGAVAVVAEAERPAGLAPGVAFLQVPDVRRALALAASRFFPLQPEKVVAVTGTSGKSSVADFARQLFAALGHSSASLGTLGVITSDGAAYGSLTTPDPISLHETLDRLARGGVTRLAMEASSHGIDQRRLDGVRLSVAGFTNLGRDHLDYHGTTEAYAAAKLRLFDTLLPPGGPAVVNADGPFADVFMEGVRRAGRTLLTTGAAGTALRLVEARPDGFDQNLTVEAFGRTVRTRLPLLGGFQVENALVAAGLVLAVEGEDRAEAVLAAFPHLKGVPGRLERVGEVDGALCIVDYAHKPDALAHVLDALRPFTKGRLVCVVGCGGDRDRGKRPLMGRIAVEKADTVIVTDDNPRSEDPAAIRAEVMKGAPGATEIGDRAEAIRAAVRGLRPGDVLVVAGKGHETGQIIGDRTLPFSDHDEVRAAIAERQG encoded by the coding sequence ATGACGCCAACGAAAACGATCCTCCTCGGCGATCTCCTTCCCGAAGCGCGAGACGGAGAGGCCGCCGCGCTCCCCGTCTCGACCATCGCCTCCGACAGCCGCAAGGCCGTGGGCGGCTCCGTGTTCTTCGCGGTGCCGGGGACGCGGGCGGACGGGATGAGCTTCGTGCCGCAGGCCGTGGCGGCGGGCGCCGTCGCCGTCGTGGCCGAAGCGGAGCGGCCTGCCGGCCTGGCGCCGGGAGTCGCCTTCCTGCAGGTGCCGGACGTGCGCCGCGCCCTCGCGCTCGCCGCGTCCAGGTTCTTTCCGCTGCAGCCGGAGAAGGTGGTCGCCGTCACCGGCACGAGCGGCAAGAGCTCCGTCGCCGATTTCGCCCGCCAGCTCTTCGCCGCCCTCGGGCATTCCTCCGCGAGCCTCGGTACCCTCGGCGTCATCACGTCGGACGGCGCGGCCTACGGATCGCTGACGACGCCGGACCCGATCTCGCTCCACGAGACGCTCGACCGGCTGGCGCGGGGCGGCGTCACGCGGCTTGCGATGGAGGCCTCGTCCCACGGCATCGACCAGCGGCGCCTCGACGGCGTGCGCCTGAGCGTGGCGGGCTTCACCAATCTCGGGCGCGACCATCTCGACTACCACGGCACCACGGAGGCTTACGCGGCGGCGAAGCTGCGCCTCTTCGACACGCTTCTGCCGCCCGGCGGACCCGCCGTCGTCAATGCGGACGGTCCCTTCGCGGACGTGTTCATGGAGGGCGTGCGCCGCGCGGGCCGCACCCTCCTGACCACCGGCGCCGCCGGCACGGCCCTGCGTCTCGTCGAGGCCCGTCCGGACGGCTTCGACCAGAACCTGACGGTGGAGGCCTTCGGGCGTACCGTGCGCACGCGGCTTCCGCTCCTCGGCGGCTTCCAGGTCGAGAACGCCCTCGTGGCGGCGGGTCTCGTTCTCGCCGTCGAAGGCGAGGACAGGGCGGAGGCGGTGCTGGCGGCCTTCCCGCACCTGAAGGGCGTGCCCGGCCGCCTGGAGCGGGTCGGCGAGGTCGACGGCGCTTTGTGCATCGTGGACTATGCCCACAAGCCGGACGCCCTCGCCCATGTGCTCGACGCCCTGCGGCCCTTCACGAAGGGCAGGCTCGTCTGCGTCGTCGGCTGCGGCGGCGACCGGGATCGCGGCAAGCGGCCGCTGATGGGGCGCATCGCCGTCGAGAAGGCGGACACGGTCATCGTCACGGACGATAATCCTCGCTCCGAGGACCCGGCGGCGATCCGCGCGGAGGTGATGAAGGGCGCCCCCGGCGCGACCGAGATCGGCGACCGGGCCGAGGCCATCCGGGCCGCCGTGAGGGGCCTCCGGCCGGGGGACGTGCTGGTGGTCGCGGGCAAAGGCCATGAAACGGGCCAAATCATCGGCGACCGGACCCTGCCGTTCTCGGACCACGACGAGGTCCGGGCGGCCATTGCGGAGAGGCAGGGATGA